The genomic window GAACTtaatctcaaaatctttaaatgtgACTCAGGAGATTTCAGGTACCTGGTGGGTTTATGTGTCTGCACATTCCttggtatttctattttgtgACTATAAAGCACCACTGATCTGTCCCACAGGAGATCACAGCagctttcccttcttcctgatcCCACTCAGAACAACTTGGGAAAGTAATGCCTTTTCACTCTCATTGGAGCATCTATTGGGGCAGCACCATATACATAGAGCATATAGTTAGTGGTTTTCTCTGCCTAGCCAGCTGCAGGTGCAGAGAGAGTAACTGTCAGTGCTTAGGTTTCCCATCAATACCCCCAGGGAAAACTggactctttttattttttgttccctgCCTTATTTTGATATTCTTAAACATGTTGTGCATCACTCAGTGTTATTATAGGATCTGACCACAAAGATCCCCAAATATAACATCCTAAATAATGTAAGAGTGAAACTCATCACTGAGAGCTTTTGCTAAAGGCTTCTTTGTATGCAGTCCAACAGTGGACCTTGGACAAGAAGGGAAGCATCTTATCCCTAAGATCTAAGGCTGTCTAATTCTGACAGCCcagcaacagaaataaataaaccttaaatacATGCTGAGTCAATAAGGACTTCGTATTTCATATCATGCATAAACTAAAGACAAGAACTTATTTGGGTGGTGGTTCAAATTCAGTTAACACTTCTGATCTCTCACCAGGGATGGGACAAGAGATTGTGAGTTCCCCAAGGGCAAGCATGTACTGGGTTGGTAGATGAACATTTAGGGAATGAATGGCAGTGTATTTGGAACTTTCATCTATATTACCACATTTCATCTCCACTTCATGCATAATAAAACTGGGGGGTCAGAACACATAAAGGGCttattgcccaaagtcacaatAGTGACAACAGTCCTCCGTCTTCATTCTTAGTTCCCTGGCCATCCTGTCTGTCAAGGCATAGCCTCCAGGCCTGGTGAGTGAGGTGGGACTGCAGTTGTGTTTGGCAGAGGTGGGACAGCTGTCTCCACACATCCCCTGGTGGGTGAGGTGAGACTTGGTGAAGTGTTCCAATATAGTTGCTTCAGAGATAATAGCAACAGAGAGACTAACCAACAAGGGTGGTATCCCATGCTCAGGtacagaggcagggaaggggctaCACAAAGAAACTCAGTAGAAGGAAGCagacaaagagaaagtgaaataGTTCAGGATGCCCTGCAGGGAAAGCACAATGAAGAGGTTTTGAGaaaagctaaagaagaaaaacaacaacatagGGCCAAAGCTGCAGATAGAGAATGCATCCCTTAAGAAGGGCAATGAGGGAGCCCTCAGACTTCATCCATCCAAAAGTCATCTTTCCTTTGGCCAGCACAGTTTTCAACTCCTTCTTGAATGAGGTGTCTCTACAGATAACCCAGGGCCCACCACACTCTATCACTCCAGTCCCGTAGCTTCACTCCTATATGACACCCGCCTGGTCACTGAGAGTATCTAAATTCATGACTCTTCCTGAAGTCCTTCCAAAGGTCACAGCCCCAAAAGTGCTTCCTAACCCAAAGGAATAGGAAGAAGAACCAGCATATATCAGATTCTTCAGGGCCTGCTGCCTGATTTCCTTTGGGCTCACCCTgatttaatttattcctttagTGTATGGAGACCACACtgttttcatctgtttctctTAACCTAGCTCATAATTATGCAACATAGTGTCCACTAGAATAAATCTTCCTTCCATATCTTCACCCCAAATGAGGTGAATGTGACATGACACAATGATGTGAGTAATCTTTGTGTCtgcataggcttttttttttaataaaaaattatttataaacaaatgttaattctaaatttcaagaaaaaaattccagtgaGTACCTATTTAGCCAAACTGTCCTTTCTCTGAATACTGAATATCTAATATGAACTTAAAATGTTTAGGAGCATTTTATAATAAAGGAATGTGTGAATAAGTCACGCATTACTTTTGGTCTACTTAAGTTTCAAGTTTGCAAGTTTTCCTGTTCTAAGCAagcactcttttctttttttttaccagtcATCTTTTATTGCATGTTAATTTTGAATTAGAATATGAAAGGATTCAAGGGTGCCAGGCAAAGGTCATAATCAGGAATGCCAAATGTGCCTCCACACTGGGCCCTCTTCAGTGGTACTTGCGTAGCCGCTCATGTTTGAGTTCCTTGTAGCATCCACAGTGGTTGAAAAGCACATAAACTACCAGCACCATAGAAATCCCAGCAACGCCCCCTTTCTTCACATTGACATACTTGTAATACCAgtagtaacctctttgaaatGCTCCAGCAATGCCCTTAGGGGTGAAATCCTGCATCAGTATCCAGCTGGACGGCTCTCCTAGTTTCACATCCATGAGCTTCTTCTCCTTCACTGGTACGACTGATGCCATCTTGGAGTCGCAAGCACTATTTTCTTATCTAACATTTATACGGTTAGAGTcacatgaggaaaatgagaaaacttaAGACACCTCTGCAGCTTGAACTGAATCCATAAGAAACCTAATTGCTATAGAGGAACACACACCTACACTCTAGTTCTATGAATgctggtatatatttttaaccaCTCTTTTAATATTGAGTGACTGAGAATTTATTAGAATTCTGTGCACTGAATCCATTAGCCTGAGGAATAAAATAAGTGGGAAATATGCTCTTAAAAGATGAAGCATGTGCTATCTCCGGGTTGGAGCTTCAGAACTCAGCTTAGAGAAAACC from Zalophus californianus isolate mZalCal1 chromosome 13, mZalCal1.pri.v2, whole genome shotgun sequence includes these protein-coding regions:
- the LOC113935064 gene encoding ATP synthase subunit f, mitochondrial-like isoform X1; the protein is MASVVPVKEKKLMDVKLGEPSSWILMQDFTPKGIAGAFQRGYYWYYKYVNVKKGGVAGISMVLVVYVLFNHCGCYKELKHERLRKYH
- the LOC113935064 gene encoding ATP synthase subunit f, mitochondrial-like isoform X2, encoding MASVVPVKEKKLMDVKLGEPSSWILMQDFTPKGIAGAFQREHERLRKYH